The region CGCGCTGACCTTCTGGGTCTACCTCGAGACGCGGTCCGTGCTCGCCACCGGCATCATCGGCGGGGCGTACATGCTTCTCGTCGCCGTCTTCTCGATGGCCTTCGGCACGATCGTCGACCGGCACCGCAAGCACCTCGTTATGGTCTTCGCGGGAGCGGTCACCCTGGTCGCCTTCAGCATCAGCCTCGGGTTCTATGTGCTGTTCCCCGAGTCGACGCTGCTCGACCTCGGCGGGCCGATGTTCTGGCTGTTCAGCGGCATCATCCTCTTCGGCGCGGTCATCGAGAACATGCGCAACATCGCGCTGTCGACCACCGTCACGCTGCTCATTCCGACCGAGAGGCACGCGAACGCGAACGGCCTGGTCGGCACCGTGCAGGGCCTCGCGTTTATGGTGACGAGCGTGTTCAGCGGCCTGGCGATCGGGCTGCTCGGCATGGGCTGGACGCTGGTGATCGCGATCTCCCTCTCGGCGCTGGCGCTCGTGCACCTGCTGTTCCTGCGCATCCCCGAAGAGATGCCTCAGCGCGACGGCGAAAAACGCCCGCTCATCGACCTGCGCGGCAGCATCACGGCGGTGCGCGCGGCAACCGGGCTGTTCGCTCTCATCATCTTCTCGACCTTCAACAACCTGATCGGCGGCGCCTACATGGCGCTCATGGACCCGTACGGACTGGAGCTGTTCCCGGTCGAATGGTGGGGCATCGTGCTCGGCGTCACATCGACCGGCTTCATCATCGGCGGCCTGCTCATCGCGAAGTTCGGGCTCGGACGCAACCCGATCCGCACCATGCTGATGCTCGTCATCGTCATGGGCGTGCTCGGGATGCTGTTCACGATCCGCGACTGGTGGTGGCTGTACGCCGGGGGCATCTGGCTGTACATGACGCTGATCCCGGCCGTCGAGGCGTCCGAGCAGACGGTGATCCAGAAGGTCGTGCCGTTCCGCACGCAGGGGCGGGTGTTCGGGTTCGCCGCGGCGTTCGAGTCTGCCGCTGCGCCGGTCACCGCATTTCTCATCGCGCCGATCGCGGAGTTCCTGATCATCCCGTACATGGAATCCGACGCCGGACGCGCCGACTTCGGCTGGCTGCTCGGCGACGGTGAGGCCCGCGGTATCGCCCTCGTGTTCTTCGTGGCGGGCATCGTCATGGTGCTCGCGGCCGTCGCCGCGTTCTTCACGAAGTCGTACCGTCGCATTTCGGCGCAGTACCTGGGGGCGGAGCCGGCGGAGGTCGAAGACCCGGATGCGCCAGGCGACACCGAAGCGGGGCCAACTGCGCTCGATGCGACGTCGCAGCGAAAGTGAATCTCTCTCTGCACACCTCGATCCGGTTTGCAATGGTCACGCGAAACGTCGTGATTCGAGGTGGCGCTCATACAGTGGCTGTGTAGCCCCGGAGCCCGGCTGCTCTTACACAGTTCGCTACCTTCTGGGGGTCGGGATGGACACCGCGCATTGCGTGAACTCGACCGACGACGAGCTGCTCGTCGCGGTCGCGAAGGGCGACCAGAATGCGTTCGCCGAACTGTACGACCGAT is a window of Conyzicola nivalis DNA encoding:
- a CDS encoding MFS transporter yields the protein MPPPGGGRTFAQVLVNTAVANVTTSFLWFALTFWVYLETRSVLATGIIGGAYMLLVAVFSMAFGTIVDRHRKHLVMVFAGAVTLVAFSISLGFYVLFPESTLLDLGGPMFWLFSGIILFGAVIENMRNIALSTTVTLLIPTERHANANGLVGTVQGLAFMVTSVFSGLAIGLLGMGWTLVIAISLSALALVHLLFLRIPEEMPQRDGEKRPLIDLRGSITAVRAATGLFALIIFSTFNNLIGGAYMALMDPYGLELFPVEWWGIVLGVTSTGFIIGGLLIAKFGLGRNPIRTMLMLVIVMGVLGMLFTIRDWWWLYAGGIWLYMTLIPAVEASEQTVIQKVVPFRTQGRVFGFAAAFESAAAPVTAFLIAPIAEFLIIPYMESDAGRADFGWLLGDGEARGIALVFFVAGIVMVLAAVAAFFTKSYRRISAQYLGAEPAEVEDPDAPGDTEAGPTALDATSQRK